The nucleotide window CGAACACTCCAGATGTTTCAACTGAAGCAACCGCTGAGTTAACGCTTGGGCTCATTTTGGCAGTCGCACGCAGAATTCCAGAAGGAGACCGTTTATGCCGCGAAACGCCAGAGGAATTTACAGGCTGGGCACCGACTTTCTTTTTAGGTACAGAATTAAGTGGAAAAACCCTTGGAATAATCGGCTTAGGTAGGATTGGTCAGGCTGTTGCAAAACGAGCAGCTGCTTTTGGAATGAAAATTATTTACTCTGGGCATAACCCGAAAGACTACAATGCCGAATTTGTTAGTCAAGAGGAATTGTTAAAGCGTAGTGATGTGGTGACAATTCATGCGGCTTACAATCCTGATTTAAAACATTTAATCAATGAAACAACCCTCCAAATGATGAAATCTAGCGCATTTTTGATCAATGCTGCTCGTGGACCGGTTGTAGGAGAAGTTGCGCTCATAAATGCTTTGAAAAGTGGAGAGATAGCTGGAGCAGCTTTAGATGTTTTTGAATTTGAACCTAAAATTGGAGCAGCGTTACGAGAGTTAGATAATGTAGTTTTGACCCCACATATTGGTAATGCAACTGTCGAAACTCGCACTGAAATGGGACGAATGGCAATTTCGAATGTCGAAGCTGTTTTAGCTGGAAAAGCTCCTATTCATTCGGTTTACTAAGCAAGAAAACATAGCCGTAGTAAGAAGTTGCGGCTATGTATTTTTACTGAATTATGGTATAATATTTTTTGTCGGAATACGACGGGTTGTTAGCTCAGTTGGTAGAGCAGCTGACTCTTAATCAGCGGGTCGTGGGTTCGAACCCCTCACAACCCATCTTAGAGTGCTAGAGTTTTCGCTATATGCGGAGGCTCTTTTTTGTTATCATATCAATTTGACACATTTGTAATATTAGTGTAACATTAAATTTGTAAGCGGATACATATTGCGTATAAAAGAGAAAATAACAGTATGAAAAAAAGAGCATATTAAAGGGAGGCAGCTAAGAAATGAATAAAAAGAAATCGGTACTTGTTTTGTTAGTAATTTTACTAGTATGTTTATTTTTGAATCCTGCAAGTGGAAGTGCTTATGTTCTCAATAAACAACGAATGCCAAATCCAAAGCATATTAATTATTTCAATGATTCGTCAATTATTAAAGCAAAAATGGATGGATACATGAGTTATGCGACTAAGTGGAACTACTCAGGAAGTCAAGTTAAGGTAAG belongs to Listeria ivanovii subsp. ivanovii and includes:
- a CDS encoding NAD(P)-dependent oxidoreductase; its protein translation is MTASVLVTGKLLSETMEALEGWQVETAIGEEDLTEDALMKKVATVDAIICPLSTQITAKVLESAKKLKIVANIGAGFDNIDVKKAKELGIAVTNTPDVSTEATAELTLGLILAVARRIPEGDRLCRETPEEFTGWAPTFFLGTELSGKTLGIIGLGRIGQAVAKRAAAFGMKIIYSGHNPKDYNAEFVSQEELLKRSDVVTIHAAYNPDLKHLINETTLQMMKSSAFLINAARGPVVGEVALINALKSGEIAGAALDVFEFEPKIGAALRELDNVVLTPHIGNATVETRTEMGRMAISNVEAVLAGKAPIHSVY